The following coding sequences lie in one Gemmatimonadota bacterium genomic window:
- a CDS encoding RNA polymerase sigma factor, with product MQPEVERELIAKCRAGGPRFFEPIVRAYEGPGLRLALGMLGDADEARDAVQDAFVKAWQSLARFDPKRPFGPWFFQILRNRCRDLLRSRQARFKVEVLDENLERNPDDAANRPDHVRERAARRELLWKALEQVAPEHREVLVLKELEGFRYQEIASILDIPDGTVASRLFHARRALKEALEMMGWTTLEGHTH from the coding sequence TTGCAACCGGAGGTCGAGCGGGAGTTGATCGCGAAGTGTCGGGCCGGAGGCCCCCGCTTCTTCGAGCCGATCGTTCGGGCCTACGAGGGCCCGGGCCTCAGGCTCGCACTCGGCATGCTCGGTGACGCCGACGAGGCGCGCGACGCGGTGCAGGATGCCTTCGTGAAGGCCTGGCAGTCGCTCGCCCGCTTCGACCCCAAGCGTCCCTTCGGCCCCTGGTTCTTCCAGATCCTCCGCAACCGGTGTCGCGACCTCCTGCGCAGTCGGCAGGCCCGCTTCAAGGTCGAGGTGCTGGACGAGAACCTGGAGAGGAATCCGGACGACGCGGCGAACCGACCCGATCACGTACGGGAGCGGGCGGCGCGGCGCGAGTTGTTGTGGAAGGCGCTCGAGCAGGTGGCGCCGGAGCACCGTGAGGTTCTGGTCTTGAAGGAATTGGAAGGGTTCCGCTACCAGGAGATCGCGTCCATCCTGGACATCCCCGACGGGACCGTCGCCAGCCGTCTCTTCCACGCACGTCGCGCGTTGAAGGAGGCGCTGGAG
- a CDS encoding oxidoreductase, which produces MSLAIRRMVLGLVFALAGSGTLRGQGSAPRPPLITLVEQTSGTDALLQAVSPVSQRVVWASGHAGTILLTLDGGGTWVTRPSEAGDSLQFRDVHGFSGREAVVLTSGNGPLSRLYRTEDGGASWSLTFLMEEPAGFLDCLDFLDETHGFAYGDSFDGVPFLLETKDGGRNWNRVSAAALPAAGQGEGGFAASGTCARAAPDGAFWIATGAGGNARLLSLRSGAGQWSVQEAPVVRGDAAGLTTVAFGAAGSGVALGGDLAQMEARTDNVLLTRDGGRTWAAGGALHLLGPVYGSAFVPGTTTVVAVGPGGADVSDDGGRTWRALSDQTYWAVGVAAGGVGWMVGPRGRITRIEW; this is translated from the coding sequence ATGAGCCTCGCCATACGACGGATGGTACTCGGGCTGGTCTTCGCGCTCGCCGGGAGCGGCACGCTCCGTGGCCAGGGCAGCGCCCCTCGCCCGCCTCTGATCACCCTGGTGGAGCAGACCTCGGGCACGGACGCGCTCCTACAGGCGGTGAGTCCGGTGAGCCAACGAGTGGTCTGGGCGAGCGGCCACGCCGGGACCATCCTCCTGACGCTGGACGGGGGCGGCACCTGGGTCACCCGGCCCAGTGAGGCCGGCGACTCCCTCCAGTTCCGTGACGTGCACGGGTTCAGCGGCCGCGAGGCCGTGGTGCTGACCTCGGGGAACGGGCCCCTTTCGCGCCTCTACCGGACCGAGGACGGGGGAGCCAGCTGGAGCTTGACCTTCCTGATGGAGGAGCCGGCGGGGTTCCTGGATTGCCTGGATTTCCTGGATGAGACGCACGGCTTCGCCTATGGCGACTCCTTCGACGGGGTGCCGTTCCTTCTGGAGACGAAGGACGGGGGACGGAACTGGAATCGAGTCTCCGCCGCGGCGCTGCCCGCCGCCGGCCAGGGAGAGGGCGGGTTCGCCGCCTCCGGGACCTGCGCTCGGGCCGCGCCGGACGGCGCGTTCTGGATTGCCACCGGCGCGGGGGGGAACGCCCGGCTGCTGTCGCTGCGTTCGGGGGCCGGACAGTGGTCGGTGCAGGAGGCTCCCGTGGTCCGCGGCGATGCGGCCGGCCTGACCACGGTGGCCTTCGGTGCGGCGGGGAGCGGCGTGGCGCTGGGGGGTGACCTGGCGCAGATGGAGGCACGCACCGACAACGTGCTGCTGACCCGGGACGGCGGACGGACCTGGGCGGCCGGCGGGGCGCTGCATCTGCTGGGCCCCGTCTACGGGAGCGCCTTCGTGCCAGGCACCACCACCGTCGTGGCGGTGGGGCCGGGTGGTGCGGACGTCTCCGACGACGGTGGGCGCACCTGGCGAGCGCTCTCCGATCAGACCTACTGGGCGGTCGGCGTCGCGGCGGGCGGTGTGGGCTGGATGGTGGGACCGCGCGGCCGCATCACCCGAATTGAGTGGTAG